Proteins found in one Sorghum bicolor cultivar BTx623 chromosome 1, Sorghum_bicolor_NCBIv3, whole genome shotgun sequence genomic segment:
- the LOC8066522 gene encoding probable glucan 1,3-beta-glucosidase A, whose product MVSFVVICTMTSAETHLLCRVRLALLLLLVCSWWLLPRSDARRTLVAPGLPIRAVNLGGWLLTEGWILPSLFDDIPNKDLLDGTQLQFKSVTQNRYLVADQGGGAAILADRVQASGWETFKLWRINETTFNLRVFGNQFVGVNSTAGVVATANTPGPSETFQLVRWNSDKSRVRIRAPNGLFLQAKTMESVTADHKEDTDWGDDDPSVFLTNNVGGLQGEYQICNGYGITEATQVLRNHWSTYINESDFSFVASSGLNAVRIPVGWWIASDPYPPHPFVGGSLQALDNAFSWAEKYKLGVIVDLHAAPGSQNPFEHSATRDGSQEWGTTDANIAQTVQVIDFLASRYASSPSLLAVELLNEPLAPGATLSSLTKYYQEGYNAVRRHTSAAYVIMSNRLSADATELLQFAGGFSGAVLDVHYYNLFSSVFNSLTVEQNIDFVRNNRSTDIATVTNQNGRPLTFVGEWVAEWDVQGANKTDYQRFAQVQQDVYGRATFGWSYWTLKNVNNHWSMQWMIQNGYISLKS is encoded by the exons ATGGTTAGTTTCGTGGTCATCTGCACGATGACGAGTGCGGAGACCCATCTCCTCTGCCGCGTGCGACTCgcgcttctcctcctcctcgtttGCTCTTGGTGGCTCCTCCCCCGGTCCGATGCCAGGAGGACGCTGGTGGCGCCGGGGCTTCCCATCCGCGCTGTGAACCTCGGCGGCTGGCTCCTGACGGAGGGCTGGATATTGCCATCCCTCTTCGATGACATTCCGAACAAAGACCTACTG GATGGCACCCAGCTCCAGTTCAAGTCCGTGACACAGAACAGGTACCTCGTCGCTGACcagggcggcggcgcggccatCCTCGCCGACCGGGTCCAGGCGTCCGGCTGGGAGACCTTCAAG CTGTGGAGGATTAACGAGACCACGTTCAACTTGCGCGTCTTCGGCAACCAGTTCGTGGGCGTCAACAGCACCGCCGGAGTCGTGGCGACGGCCAACACGCCGGGGCCCTCGGAGACGTTCCAGCTCGTGCGCTGGAACAGCGACAAGAGCCGAGTGCGCATCAGGGCGCCCAATGGCCTCTTCTTGCAG GCCAAGACCATGGAATCGGTGACAGCAGACCACAAAGAGGACACAGACTGGGGTGACGATGACCCATCAGTTTTTCTGACGAATAATGTGGGCGGCTTACAAGGGGAGTACCAGATATGCAACGGCTATGGCATAACAGAGGCGACACAAGTACTCAGG AACCACTGGAGCACATACATAAATGAGAGCGACTTTAGCTTCGTCGCATCAAGCGGACTGAACGCGGTGAGAATCCCAGTGGGATGGTGGATTGCCAGTGACCCCTACCCTCCACATCCTTTCGTTGGAGGATCTCTCCAGGCCTTGGATAACGCATTCAGCTGGGCAga GAAGTACAAGTTGGGTGTTATTGTGGACTTGCACGCTGCACCGGGGTCACAGAACCCGTTTGAGCACAGCGCAACCAGAGACGGGTCGCAGGAGTGGGGCACCACCGATGCAAACATCGCTCAGACAGTGCAAGTCATCGATTTCCTCGCGTCAAG GTATGCGAGCAGCCCTAGCCTCCTGGCAGTGGAGCTACTGAACGAGCCATTGGCGCCGGGCGCCACCCTGTCCAGCCTGACCAAGTACTACCAGGAAGGCTACAACGCCGTGCGGCGGCACACATCCGCGGCGTATGTGATCATGTCCAACAGGCTATCCGCAGACGCGACGGAGCTCCTCCAGTTCGCCGGAGGCTTCTCGGGCGCCGTCCTCGACGTGCACTACTACAACCTGTTTAGCAGCGTCTTCAACAGCCTCACGGTGGAGCAGAACATCGACTTCGTGAGGAACAACCGCTCCACCGACATCGCCACCGTCACCAACCAGAATGGACGCCCTCTCACGTTCGTGG gggagtgggTAGCCGAGTGGGACGTGCAAGGTGCGAATAAGACGGACTACCAGAGGTTTGCGCAAGTGCAGCAGGATGTATACGGGCGAGCTACTTTTGGATGGTCCTATTGGACGCTCAAGAATGTCAATAACCATTGGAGTATGCAGTGGATGATCCAAAATGGATACATCTCACTTAAAAGCTAG